From one Zhongshania sp. R06B22 genomic stretch:
- a CDS encoding TlpA family protein disulfide reductase: MNKRRFLLAFFTFAIISLALPITSYAETTGGAENPAFNLQDYRGKVVYLDFWASWCGPCRASFPFMNDLPAEYGDDLAVVTINLDEDRDNADEFIAEFKPNFPVFFDSKGSVASQYGVSGMPNSFLFDRNGELILKHMGFTKKDPEFLRAKISAAISR; the protein is encoded by the coding sequence ATGAATAAGCGCCGATTTCTTCTCGCCTTTTTCACCTTTGCAATTATCAGTCTGGCATTACCAATCACAAGCTATGCCGAAACCACAGGTGGCGCTGAAAACCCTGCGTTTAATCTTCAAGATTACCGCGGCAAAGTGGTCTATCTAGATTTTTGGGCATCTTGGTGTGGCCCATGCCGCGCGTCTTTTCCCTTTATGAATGATCTGCCTGCTGAATATGGTGACGATCTAGCTGTGGTGACAATTAACCTCGATGAAGACCGTGACAACGCAGATGAATTCATCGCCGAATTCAAACCCAACTTCCCAGTCTTCTTTGATAGCAAAGGCAGCGTTGCATCTCAGTATGGCGTTAGCGGCATGCCGAACTCATTTTTGTTTGATCGCAATGGTGAGCTAATCCTAAAGCATATGGGCTTTACCAAAAAAGATCCTGAGTTTCTACGTGCGAAAATTTCCGCAGCCATTTCGCGCTAG
- a CDS encoding sulfite exporter TauE/SafE family protein: MNEAISYSAAFMIGLIGSPHCVGMCGGIAGLLASSTAPSAAAVQSTASATVEYIPIAERRDPAQLQKQLYQILLISLFQLGRISCYALLGALAGGLVGGLITASSFAIEDLANITKGLRILASLMLVMVALSIAGWTQLTRFLESAGGGVWKRIQPLTKRLIPVNSPRKALAIGGLWGFLPCGLIYSALAWSALSGSAIQSGVLMFCFGLGTVPAVMGVSGLTGSLRLLMKKPLARRGFAILLIALAITPWLAMGEKSHAQHTGHSSTSNQQEHLMHME; the protein is encoded by the coding sequence ATGAATGAGGCTATCAGCTATTCTGCGGCGTTTATGATCGGCTTAATCGGCAGTCCGCACTGCGTGGGTATGTGCGGCGGCATCGCAGGACTGCTTGCCTCAAGCACGGCGCCATCCGCGGCTGCCGTTCAATCCACGGCGTCTGCCACCGTTGAGTATATTCCCATCGCCGAGCGCCGCGATCCTGCGCAACTTCAAAAGCAGCTCTATCAAATACTACTTATCAGTCTGTTTCAGCTCGGTCGGATAAGCTGCTACGCCCTACTGGGCGCACTCGCCGGGGGACTGGTTGGGGGGCTCATAACCGCCAGCAGCTTTGCTATTGAAGATCTAGCCAACATCACCAAAGGCTTACGCATACTGGCGAGCCTAATGCTGGTAATGGTCGCCTTGTCCATTGCCGGATGGACACAGCTCACCCGCTTCCTCGAAAGCGCCGGCGGCGGGGTCTGGAAGCGAATTCAACCTCTCACCAAGCGCCTTATTCCCGTTAACTCGCCACGCAAGGCCCTCGCCATTGGCGGATTATGGGGATTTTTACCCTGCGGCCTAATCTATAGCGCCTTAGCATGGTCGGCGCTAAGCGGCAGCGCAATACAGTCTGGCGTGCTCATGTTCTGTTTTGGACTGGGAACCGTACCTGCAGTGATGGGGGTAAGCGGTTTGACAGGCAGCCTCCGCCTGCTGATGAAAAAGCCCTTAGCACGGCGCGGTTTTGCCATATTATTAATTGCTCTGGCAATAACACCTTGGCTCGCTATGGGCGAAAAATCCCATGCTCAACACACTGGCCACAGCAGCACCTCAAACCAGCAAGAACACCTAATGCACATGGAATAA
- the ccoS gene encoding cbb3-type cytochrome oxidase assembly protein CcoS, whose translation MGSLYILLPVALIFFCLMVALFFWAVGDNQFDDLDKEGQRILFDSDPGETKDQPKSKTEIEKSSGPPHE comes from the coding sequence ATGGGTAGCTTATATATTTTATTACCGGTCGCACTGATATTTTTTTGCCTGATGGTGGCTTTGTTTTTCTGGGCAGTGGGCGACAATCAGTTTGATGATCTGGATAAAGAGGGCCAGCGCATTCTGTTTGACAGCGACCCAGGCGAAACCAAAGACCAGCCTAAATCTAAAACCGAAATAGAAAAGAGCAGCGGACCGCCGCATGAATGA